Proteins encoded in a region of the Acidimicrobiales bacterium genome:
- the metG gene encoding methionine--tRNA ligase — protein MARFYVTTPIYYVNDAPHIGHAYTTVTADALARWHRLLGDDVYFLTGTDEHGLKVQRAAQANGLTPREHADRTSERYRQVWASLDISNDDFIRTTEPRHYRATESLMQAAYDNGWIELRPYAGWYCVSCEAYYTEADLIDGRRCPIHRTEVEWLEEENYFFKLSEFAGRLLDWYEREPGAVTPEAKRNEAIGLIRGGLRDISISRTSISWGVPVPWDSAHVFYVWYDALINYATAIGYGSDPHRFADWWPSVHHLIGKDILRFHCVYWPALLMAAGIEPPARIAVHGFLLVGGEKMSKSALNQISPADLLPTFGVDGFRYHFLRDQAFGPDGDFSYEGMVARYNSDLANNLGNLLARVSTVVEKKCGGIGPAPDPSSDLAPIAASVLETVTAGWDRIAPSEALESTWRLVRETNAALEAAEPWKAEPGPEVDRVLGDALEVLRIVAVLASPALTRASQEIWRRIGMEGSVLDQRLPKAASWGGYPGGLAVERGAPLFPRIKD, from the coding sequence GTGGCCCGCTTCTACGTCACCACTCCGATCTACTACGTCAACGACGCGCCCCACATCGGCCACGCCTACACCACGGTCACCGCGGATGCACTGGCCCGGTGGCACCGTCTGCTGGGAGACGACGTCTACTTCCTCACCGGCACCGATGAGCACGGGCTCAAGGTGCAGCGCGCGGCCCAGGCGAACGGTCTAACCCCCCGGGAACATGCCGATCGCACCAGTGAGCGCTACCGGCAGGTGTGGGCGTCGCTCGACATCAGCAACGACGACTTCATCCGCACCACCGAGCCGCGCCATTACCGCGCGACCGAGAGTCTCATGCAGGCTGCGTACGACAACGGGTGGATCGAGTTGCGGCCGTACGCCGGCTGGTACTGCGTGTCGTGCGAGGCGTACTACACCGAGGCAGACCTCATCGACGGCAGGCGCTGCCCGATCCACCGGACCGAGGTCGAATGGCTCGAAGAGGAAAACTACTTCTTCAAACTGTCCGAGTTCGCCGGCCGCCTCCTCGACTGGTACGAGCGCGAACCCGGTGCTGTGACTCCCGAAGCGAAGCGCAACGAAGCCATCGGTCTCATCCGCGGTGGTCTGCGCGACATCTCCATCTCGAGGACCTCGATCTCCTGGGGGGTTCCCGTCCCGTGGGACAGCGCGCACGTCTTCTACGTCTGGTACGACGCGCTGATCAACTACGCCACCGCCATCGGCTACGGCAGCGACCCCCATCGGTTCGCGGATTGGTGGCCATCCGTGCACCACCTGATCGGCAAGGACATCCTCCGGTTCCATTGCGTGTACTGGCCCGCGTTGCTCATGGCAGCCGGCATCGAACCGCCGGCACGCATCGCGGTGCACGGATTTCTTCTCGTGGGTGGCGAGAAGATGTCCAAATCGGCGCTCAACCAGATCTCGCCGGCTGACCTGTTGCCAACATTCGGGGTGGACGGATTCCGCTATCACTTCCTGAGGGATCAGGCGTTCGGGCCGGACGGCGACTTCTCCTACGAAGGGATGGTCGCCCGCTACAACTCGGACCTCGCCAACAATCTCGGCAACCTTCTCGCCCGCGTCTCGACGGTGGTCGAGAAGAAATGCGGCGGAATCGGCCCCGCTCCCGACCCGTCGAGTGATCTCGCGCCCATAGCGGCCTCAGTCCTAGAGACGGTGACGGCGGGGTGGGATCGCATCGCGCCGAGCGAGGCCCTGGAGTCGACCTGGCGGCTGGTCCGGGAGACGAACGCAGCACTGGAAGCCGCAGAACCCTGGAAGGCCGAGCCGGGTCCGGAGGTCGACAGGGTGCTGGGGGACGCCCTGGAGGTGCTGCGTATCGTCGCGGTGCTTGCCAGCCCAGCGCTCACTCGTGCCTCGCAGGAGATCTGGCGGCGAATCGGGATGGAGGGAAGCGTCCTGGATCAGCGACTACCCAAGGCGGCCTCCTGGGGCGGCTACCCGGGTGGCTTGGCAGTCGAGCGTGGCGCCCCGCTGTTCCCGCGGATCAAGGACTGA
- a CDS encoding TatD family hydrolase → MWTDSHCHVPWEGMGLEVIEEARDAGVARLVSIGTDAATSAAAIEVARANRGVWATVGLHPHEASSGVDTVAGLLSGADASVVAVGECGLDYFYEHSPRDAQKEAFAAQIALANQMGLALVVHTRDAWDDTFDVLRAEGVPERWVLHCFTGGPDEARKGLDLGAMLSFSGIVTFKNAGEVREAAAICPLERMLVETDSPFLAPVPHRGETNTPAFVPLVGAAVADARGVPVETVERATWDNAEQVFRLSELT, encoded by the coding sequence GTGTGGACCGACAGCCACTGTCACGTCCCCTGGGAGGGGATGGGCCTCGAGGTCATCGAGGAGGCCCGCGATGCCGGGGTCGCGAGGTTGGTGAGCATCGGGACGGACGCGGCCACCTCCGCCGCTGCTATCGAAGTGGCCCGAGCCAATCGAGGGGTGTGGGCGACCGTCGGTCTACATCCGCACGAGGCGAGTTCGGGCGTGGACACGGTTGCCGGTCTGCTGTCGGGTGCCGATGCGTCGGTGGTGGCGGTCGGCGAGTGCGGGCTCGACTACTTCTACGAGCATTCGCCACGAGACGCGCAGAAGGAAGCGTTTGCGGCCCAGATCGCTCTGGCCAACCAAATGGGTCTCGCGCTCGTCGTGCACACACGCGACGCATGGGACGATACGTTCGACGTGCTGCGGGCGGAAGGAGTACCGGAACGTTGGGTGCTCCATTGCTTCACCGGGGGCCCGGACGAGGCGAGAAAGGGGCTGGATCTTGGGGCGATGCTCTCGTTTTCCGGGATCGTCACGTTCAAGAACGCCGGCGAGGTGCGGGAGGCTGCCGCGATCTGTCCCCTGGAGCGGATGCTGGTCGAGACCGACAGCCCGTTCCTGGCTCCGGTACCCCATAGAGGCGAGACCAACACGCCGGCGTTCGTGCCGCTCGTGGGGGCCGCCGTAGCGGACGCCCGCGGGGTTCCGGTCGAGACGGTCGAGCGAGCCACGTGGGACAACGCCGAGCAGGTCTTCCGGCTGAGCGAACTGACGTGA
- the rsmA gene encoding 16S rRNA (adenine(1518)-N(6)/adenine(1519)-N(6))-dimethyltransferase RsmA: MTLTAREVGDLLASHGLRPSRALGQNFVADPNTVRRIARLAEVGPGDRVVEVGPGLGSLTLALAETGATVTAVEADRHLIPVLEEVLEGTGVRVVHADAMRLDWTALLGDDPGWVMVANLPYNIATPLVADVLDSVPAVSRMLVMVQREVGERLAAKVGDEAYGAVSVKVSYWATASIAGRVPASVFIPRPKVESVLVSITRRPSPAVDPSSVSPDLLFDLVRAGFGQRRKMLRRALANRVPPAAFDMARIEPEQRAEELCVEDWGRLAAAVRAVAERDSRA; the protein is encoded by the coding sequence GTGACGCTGACGGCCCGCGAGGTCGGCGACCTTCTCGCATCACACGGCCTGCGTCCGAGCCGTGCCCTCGGGCAGAACTTCGTCGCAGACCCCAACACCGTACGCCGGATTGCCCGGCTCGCCGAGGTGGGGCCGGGAGACCGCGTCGTCGAAGTGGGCCCGGGGCTGGGCTCGTTGACCCTCGCTCTGGCTGAGACAGGCGCAACCGTGACAGCGGTAGAGGCCGACCGGCACCTGATACCGGTGCTCGAGGAGGTCCTGGAAGGCACCGGTGTCAGGGTGGTCCATGCGGACGCGATGCGGCTCGATTGGACCGCTCTTTTGGGTGACGACCCGGGGTGGGTGATGGTCGCCAACCTTCCGTACAACATCGCGACTCCTCTCGTCGCCGACGTCCTCGACTCGGTTCCGGCCGTGAGCAGGATGCTCGTGATGGTCCAGAGGGAAGTGGGCGAAAGGCTCGCCGCGAAGGTTGGCGATGAGGCGTACGGGGCGGTGTCGGTGAAGGTTTCCTACTGGGCGACCGCTTCGATAGCCGGCCGGGTTCCGGCGTCGGTATTCATCCCCCGGCCCAAGGTCGAATCGGTCCTCGTGTCGATCACGCGCCGGCCATCGCCCGCAGTCGACCCGTCGTCGGTGTCTCCGGATCTGCTGTTCGATCTCGTCAGAGCCGGGTTCGGGCAGCGTCGCAAGATGCTGCGCCGCGCCCTCGCAAATCGGGTGCCTCCGGCCGCTTTCGACATGGCCCGTATAGAACCCGAGCAGCGCGCGGAAGAGCTGTGTGTTGAAGACTGGGGTCGCCTCGCCGCTGCTGTCCGGGCCGTAGCCGAGCGAGATTCACGTGCCTGA
- a CDS encoding 4-(cytidine 5'-diphospho)-2-C-methyl-D-erythritol kinase yields MPDVLRAHAKLTLSLRVTGVRDDRYHLLDAEMVSLDLADTLEFSAGDGLEMELDTGGFAGTVPSGSIPLDDENLVRRALKVLGRRAHVRLHKRIPAGAGLGGGSADAAAVLRWAGVVDLDLAATLGADVPFCLVGGRARVTGVGETVEPLDVDLIAGRAYTLLTPPLHVSTVEVYRQWDRMGGPTGDNGNDLEPAALAAYPDLAVWRNRLGDDTGETPMLAGSGGTWFVEGDFPESGRVVRVCRPS; encoded by the coding sequence GTGCCTGACGTGTTGCGCGCCCACGCGAAGCTCACCCTGTCACTTCGGGTTACCGGCGTGCGCGACGACCGATACCACCTGCTTGACGCGGAGATGGTTTCCCTCGATCTCGCCGACACGCTGGAGTTCTCGGCCGGAGACGGCCTCGAGATGGAACTCGACACCGGTGGATTCGCAGGCACCGTCCCGTCCGGTTCGATTCCCTTGGATGACGAGAACCTTGTCCGAAGAGCCCTGAAGGTCCTGGGCCGTAGGGCGCACGTCCGCCTGCACAAGCGGATTCCGGCCGGCGCCGGTCTCGGGGGGGGATCCGCCGATGCCGCCGCCGTTCTGCGCTGGGCCGGTGTGGTCGACCTGGACCTAGCGGCGACCCTTGGAGCGGACGTGCCCTTCTGTCTCGTAGGAGGAAGGGCCCGCGTGACCGGTGTGGGCGAAACGGTCGAACCCCTCGACGTCGACTTGATTGCCGGGCGCGCCTACACGCTGTTGACACCGCCGCTGCACGTCTCCACCGTCGAGGTGTACAGGCAGTGGGACCGCATGGGTGGCCCGACCGGCGACAACGGCAACGATCTCGAACCAGCCGCTCTCGCGGCCTATCCCGACCTGGCTGTATGGCGCAACCGCCTCGGTGACGATACCGGCGAGACTCCCATGCTTGCCGGGAGCGGCGGGACGTGGTTCGTCGAGGGCGACTTTCCCGAATCGGGTCGTGTTGTGCGGGTCTGTCGTCCGTCGTGA
- a CDS encoding ABC transporter substrate-binding protein, with translation MPDDISRRKFLAGGGAAFGAVVLGGSASSLLAACGSSGSKSGGPGPAPNPNAGISNATPKMGGTLIVATEAEDNGFNPTVASWDVTGLMYGAAIFDTLTAVDVNGKVQPNLAQSVTPNAGATQFTITLRPGVKFHDGSALDANAVANSLIANVKSPQNGPALFNVADVKPSGAMTVTVTCKEAWPAFPYYLAYSIGTVMSPSMLAEPNSGNLKPIGTGPFVFKEWVPNDHLTVVRNPNYWRQGRPYLDQVTFRPIPDHQSRANALLAGDIDIMHTDDPQDAQSLPKKRSLVSITDLDNNATEREVHFYMINTAKPPFDDVRVRQALAYATDQNRVHSIIDVVNPVVKSPFSTKSPYYVDVDYPTYDPAKAKQLIAAYEHDKGPLRTFTLSTVTDAKDLARTTLVQAMWKEAGINCQVQQVEQSQYIVQALLGNYDVREWRQFSAADPDENYVWWSSLTASPIGALALNFARNKDPQIQAALEKGRTSLNQADRVAAYQEISRRFAADVPYVWLDQTVWLVSAKPTVMNFNNPTLPDGSPALRMTAGFINVGQIWLNK, from the coding sequence ATGCCAGACGACATCAGCAGGCGCAAGTTCCTCGCGGGTGGTGGAGCAGCATTCGGAGCTGTGGTCCTCGGCGGTTCGGCCTCGAGCCTCCTCGCTGCTTGCGGCAGCAGCGGTAGCAAAAGTGGTGGACCCGGACCGGCGCCGAACCCCAACGCGGGCATCTCGAATGCCACACCCAAGATGGGTGGAACCCTGATCGTGGCCACCGAGGCCGAGGACAACGGGTTCAACCCTACGGTCGCCAGCTGGGACGTGACCGGTCTGATGTACGGGGCTGCCATCTTCGACACGCTGACCGCCGTCGATGTCAACGGCAAGGTCCAGCCGAACCTGGCCCAGTCGGTGACACCCAACGCCGGCGCCACGCAGTTCACGATCACGTTGCGCCCGGGCGTCAAGTTCCACGACGGATCAGCCCTCGATGCCAACGCAGTGGCGAACAGCCTGATCGCCAACGTCAAGTCACCCCAGAACGGCCCTGCACTTTTCAATGTGGCCGACGTGAAGCCGAGCGGCGCAATGACCGTTACGGTCACGTGCAAGGAGGCCTGGCCGGCATTTCCCTACTACCTCGCCTATTCGATCGGGACGGTCATGTCTCCGTCCATGCTGGCGGAGCCCAACAGCGGCAACCTCAAGCCGATAGGGACCGGGCCCTTCGTCTTCAAGGAGTGGGTCCCCAACGACCACCTCACCGTCGTGCGGAACCCGAACTACTGGCGGCAAGGTCGCCCGTACCTCGACCAGGTCACTTTCCGGCCGATACCGGACCACCAGTCGAGGGCGAACGCGCTGCTCGCCGGGGACATCGACATCATGCACACCGACGATCCCCAGGACGCTCAGTCGCTACCGAAGAAAAGGAGCCTGGTGTCGATCACCGACCTCGACAACAACGCGACCGAGCGCGAGGTCCACTTCTACATGATCAACACCGCCAAGCCGCCGTTCGACGATGTTCGCGTCCGGCAGGCGCTCGCTTACGCCACCGACCAGAACCGGGTGCATTCGATCATCGACGTGGTCAACCCGGTCGTCAAGAGCCCGTTCAGCACAAAATCGCCCTACTACGTCGACGTCGATTACCCGACGTACGACCCGGCCAAGGCGAAGCAGCTGATAGCGGCCTACGAGCACGACAAGGGCCCGCTTCGCACGTTCACCCTCTCGACCGTCACCGACGCGAAGGACCTCGCCCGAACCACCCTCGTGCAGGCGATGTGGAAGGAAGCCGGGATCAACTGCCAGGTCCAACAGGTCGAGCAGAGCCAGTACATCGTGCAGGCTCTCTTGGGAAACTACGACGTGCGGGAGTGGAGGCAGTTCTCCGCTGCCGACCCCGACGAGAACTACGTCTGGTGGTCGAGCCTCACCGCGTCGCCGATAGGGGCGCTCGCTCTCAACTTCGCCCGCAACAAGGACCCGCAGATCCAGGCTGCTCTCGAAAAGGGGCGGACCAGCCTCAACCAGGCCGACCGTGTGGCCGCGTACCAGGAGATCTCCCGGAGGTTCGCGGCCGACGTCCCTTACGTCTGGCTGGACCAGACCGTGTGGCTCGTCTCCGCCAAGCCGACGGTGATGAACTTCAACAACCCCACCTTGCCCGACGGGTCGCCGGCGCTGAGGATGACGGCGGGATTCATCAACGTCGGGCAGATCTGGCTGAACAAGTAG
- a CDS encoding ABC transporter permease: MARLALRKFLMLVPVVLVVSILTFLLLNLLPGNPVFMILGPGATPKGVAQLTNQLHLNKPIYVRYVDWLWAALHGNFGQSYLNHEPASTLIHQALPVTIELLVISQIIALVIAIPLGVYAARRPGGWIDQGSSAFSFGMLAIPAFLLGVLLVGVFAVHWHLFPATGYTHLTANLGRNVQSLFLPALTLALGSLAAYVRLLRSDMIATLQQDFVTVARSKGLSSRYILWHHAFRPSTFSLVTLAGLNVGSLIGGAFIVEIIFGIPGIGSLTLHSIYQRDYLVVQACVLIIAVGYVFVNFVVDLLYPLLDPRVRRVVA, translated from the coding sequence ATGGCGCGGCTGGCGCTACGCAAGTTCCTGATGCTGGTGCCAGTGGTCCTGGTCGTCTCCATCCTGACGTTCTTGCTGCTCAACCTGCTACCCGGCAATCCGGTGTTCATGATCCTGGGCCCCGGCGCGACCCCGAAGGGTGTGGCGCAGCTGACCAATCAGCTCCACCTGAACAAGCCCATCTACGTCCGCTACGTGGACTGGCTGTGGGCCGCTCTGCACGGCAACTTCGGCCAGTCCTACCTCAACCACGAGCCCGCATCGACTCTCATCCACCAGGCTCTTCCGGTCACGATCGAGCTGCTGGTGATATCGCAGATCATCGCTCTCGTCATCGCCATACCGCTCGGCGTCTACGCCGCACGCCGGCCGGGCGGTTGGATCGACCAGGGCTCCTCGGCGTTCTCCTTCGGCATGCTGGCTATCCCCGCCTTCCTTCTGGGAGTGCTGCTCGTCGGGGTCTTCGCGGTCCACTGGCACCTGTTCCCGGCGACCGGCTATACGCACCTCACGGCCAACCTCGGCCGCAACGTTCAGTCCCTCTTCCTCCCGGCGCTCACCCTCGCACTCGGTTCGCTGGCCGCTTACGTCCGGCTGCTGCGTTCGGACATGATCGCCACCCTGCAGCAGGACTTCGTCACCGTCGCTCGGTCCAAAGGCCTGAGCTCCCGCTACATCCTCTGGCATCACGCCTTCAGACCCTCGACATTCTCGTTGGTGACCCTCGCAGGACTGAACGTCGGATCGCTGATCGGAGGGGCCTTCATCGTCGAGATCATCTTCGGGATTCCGGGTATCGGCTCCCTCACGCTCCACTCGATATACCAACGCGACTACCTGGTGGTGCAGGCGTGCGTGTTGATAATCGCGGTTGGCTACGTCTTCGTCAACTTCGTCGTAGACCTGCTCTACCCGTTGCTCGACCCGAGGGTCCGCCGTGTCGTTGCCTGA
- a CDS encoding ABC transporter permease codes for MSLPEVGTGLIAGGTSIDPAATGIEGTATPGFGVAAHKRLGWVFWVAAGWVVLVILAAIFAGLLPLQDPSVPSALPGLDPSGSHLLGTDELGRDLLSRVVYGSRVSLIVGFSSIALGLAVGGMLGLLAGYYRGFLDSVITGAANILLAFPALVLGLAIVTFWGPSLFHVTIAIAILSIAPLTLVVRGSTVIYSEREFVSAARMLGASNRPIILREIFPNVVPAAVSLGLISVAVAIVAEGGLSFLGLSVRAPTPTWGNMIAEGQAVIGQHPLIALWPGLAMFLTVLALNIAGDRLRGYFDIKEGGL; via the coding sequence GTGTCGTTGCCTGAGGTGGGGACCGGGCTGATCGCCGGCGGAACCTCGATCGACCCGGCTGCCACGGGGATCGAGGGAACAGCCACGCCGGGGTTCGGGGTCGCTGCTCACAAACGTCTGGGATGGGTGTTCTGGGTGGCGGCCGGTTGGGTGGTGCTGGTGATCCTCGCCGCCATATTCGCCGGGTTGCTGCCGCTTCAGGACCCGTCCGTGCCGTCCGCTCTGCCAGGGCTCGATCCGAGCGGATCCCATTTGCTCGGCACTGACGAGCTCGGTCGTGACCTTCTGTCGAGAGTTGTCTACGGGTCGAGGGTTTCGCTCATCGTCGGGTTCTCTTCCATTGCCCTGGGACTGGCCGTCGGGGGGATGCTCGGCCTGCTCGCCGGGTACTACCGCGGCTTTCTCGATTCGGTGATCACGGGTGCTGCCAACATCCTGCTCGCGTTCCCGGCTCTGGTACTCGGTTTGGCGATCGTGACCTTCTGGGGTCCGAGTCTCTTCCACGTCACGATCGCCATCGCCATCCTGTCCATAGCGCCGTTGACGCTCGTCGTGCGTGGCTCCACCGTGATCTACTCGGAGCGGGAGTTCGTGTCCGCCGCCCGCATGCTGGGAGCGTCCAACCGTCCCATCATCCTCCGTGAGATCTTCCCAAACGTGGTCCCTGCTGCCGTGTCGCTAGGACTCATAAGCGTTGCCGTCGCGATCGTCGCCGAGGGAGGGTTGTCGTTTCTCGGGCTGTCCGTCAGGGCGCCCACCCCGACCTGGGGCAACATGATCGCCGAGGGTCAGGCGGTGATCGGCCAGCATCCCCTGATAGCGCTCTGGCCGGGTCTCGCAATGTTCCTGACCGTGCTCGCGCTCAACATCGCCGGCGACCGGTTGCGCGGTTACTTCGACATCAAGGAGGGGGGGCTTTGA
- a CDS encoding ABC transporter ATP-binding protein — translation MTGDPLLDVVDLVTHFYTEQAVVRAVDGVSLRLEQGRTLGIVGESGSGKTILSRSIMGLLPRRNVVRRGEVRFQGRDIAKLAERELSRIWGADIAMVFQDPMTSLNPVVRLGRQLTEHIQVHTGVGKKEARNRAVDLLRSVGIPEARRRLREYPHQLSGGMRQRVMIAVALACGPKLLLADEPTTALDVTVQAQILDLLTAQQEERHMGMILVTHDLGVVAGRTDEIAVMYAGKVVEKAPTRTLFTDMRMPYTEALIQSIPRLANPSHTRLTVIPGRPPDLGRPLAGCRFAPRCAYAQDRCSVEEPPLVEAAPGHSYACWYPVGTPEGSDALARNRRNGQIHSSAAIGEA, via the coding sequence TTGACCGGCGACCCTCTTCTCGACGTGGTCGACCTGGTCACTCACTTCTACACCGAACAGGCGGTAGTCCGCGCGGTGGACGGTGTGTCCCTCCGGCTGGAGCAGGGCCGTACGCTGGGCATTGTCGGCGAATCCGGTTCGGGAAAGACCATCCTGTCCCGCTCGATCATGGGCCTGCTGCCGCGGCGCAACGTGGTCCGCCGTGGCGAAGTGCGCTTCCAGGGCAGGGACATCGCCAAGCTTGCGGAGAGAGAGCTCTCGAGGATCTGGGGGGCCGACATCGCCATGGTCTTCCAGGACCCGATGACGTCGCTCAACCCCGTGGTGCGCCTCGGGCGGCAGTTGACGGAGCACATCCAGGTTCACACGGGGGTCGGGAAGAAGGAGGCCCGCAACCGGGCAGTCGACCTTCTCCGGTCCGTCGGCATCCCCGAAGCGCGCCGGCGACTGCGGGAATACCCGCACCAGCTCTCCGGCGGTATGCGCCAGAGGGTGATGATCGCCGTGGCCCTGGCGTGCGGACCGAAGCTTTTGCTGGCCGACGAACCGACGACTGCTCTCGACGTGACTGTGCAAGCCCAGATCCTGGACCTGCTCACAGCGCAGCAAGAGGAACGCCACATGGGCATGATCCTCGTCACCCACGACCTGGGTGTGGTCGCCGGGCGGACCGACGAAATCGCGGTCATGTACGCCGGCAAGGTCGTGGAGAAGGCGCCGACACGCACCCTGTTCACCGACATGCGGATGCCGTACACCGAGGCGCTGATCCAGTCCATCCCGCGTCTCGCCAATCCCAGCCACACCCGCCTCACCGTCATTCCCGGCCGGCCGCCGGACCTCGGCCGGCCACTCGCCGGTTGCCGGTTCGCGCCGCGGTGCGCGTACGCCCAGGACCGCTGCTCGGTCGAGGAGCCACCGCTGGTGGAAGCGGCGCCCGGGCACTCGTACGCGTGCTGGTACCCCGTGGGGACTCCCGAGGGCTCCGATGCGCTCGCCCGCAACCGGCGAAACGGGCAGATCCACTCGTCTGCCGCGATCGGGGAGGCCTGA
- a CDS encoding oligopeptide/dipeptide ABC transporter ATP-binding protein: protein MAGSGTAHLRDSDDPLLRVENLVVEFPAGSGRRVHAVSDVSFDVLRGETLGLVGESGCGKSTTARAVIQMIKPNAGRVVFDGTELTGLRGKELRQLRPELQMIFQDPISSLNPRRRVVDIVAEPLTIWKRDTPSERSDRVREIFDVVGLDYDAARDRYPHQYSGGQCQRISIARSLVLEPKLLICDEPVSALDVSVQAQILNLLEDLKERYGLTMIFIAHDLAVVKNISDRVAVMYLGKVCEVARADDLYSRAAHPYTNTLLASIPEPDPDFRPSTTYKARGEFPSPVSPPSGCRFRTRCPRAEALCAEEEPVIRANGPDHYVACHFPVEAPVTMTAGAPAGWSGPAAGG from the coding sequence ATGGCAGGGAGCGGGACGGCACACCTGCGCGACTCCGACGATCCCCTCCTGCGGGTCGAGAACCTGGTGGTGGAGTTCCCGGCCGGGTCGGGCCGCCGGGTCCACGCGGTGTCGGACGTCAGCTTCGACGTACTGAGAGGCGAGACCCTGGGGCTGGTGGGGGAGTCGGGGTGCGGCAAGTCGACTACGGCCCGAGCAGTCATCCAGATGATCAAGCCCAACGCGGGGCGTGTCGTGTTCGACGGGACCGAGCTCACCGGACTGCGCGGGAAGGAGCTTCGCCAGCTCCGCCCGGAGCTGCAGATGATCTTCCAGGACCCGATCTCGTCCCTGAACCCGCGCCGGCGGGTCGTGGACATAGTCGCCGAGCCGCTCACGATCTGGAAGAGGGACACACCGAGCGAGCGCTCCGACCGGGTGCGGGAGATCTTCGACGTCGTCGGTCTCGACTACGACGCAGCCCGTGACCGCTACCCGCACCAGTACTCGGGCGGCCAGTGCCAGCGGATAAGCATCGCAAGGTCACTCGTGCTCGAGCCGAAGCTCCTCATCTGCGATGAACCCGTGTCGGCGCTCGACGTATCCGTCCAAGCTCAGATACTCAACCTGCTCGAGGATCTGAAGGAGCGTTACGGCTTGACCATGATCTTCATCGCCCACGACCTGGCTGTCGTGAAGAACATCAGCGACAGGGTGGCGGTGATGTACCTGGGGAAGGTCTGCGAAGTCGCGCGAGCCGACGATCTGTACTCGCGTGCCGCCCACCCCTACACGAACACCCTCCTCGCCTCTATACCCGAGCCGGACCCGGACTTCCGGCCGTCGACCACCTACAAGGCCCGCGGCGAGTTCCCGTCCCCGGTGTCCCCGCCGTCGGGGTGCCGGTTCCGGACCCGCTGCCCGAGGGCCGAGGCACTATGTGCCGAAGAGGAACCCGTCATCCGCGCCAACGGCCCTGACCACTATGTCGCCTGCCATTTTCCGGTCGAGGCACCCGTCACGATGACCGCCGGCGCACCGGCGGGTTGGAGCGGCCCCGCCGCTGGGGGCTAG
- a CDS encoding AURKAIP1/COX24 domain-containing protein translates to MGSLIKKRRKRMRKKKHKKMLKATRWQRRAGR, encoded by the coding sequence GTGGGTTCGCTGATCAAGAAGCGCCGCAAGCGCATGCGCAAGAAGAAGCACAAGAAGATGCTGAAGGCGACCCGCTGGCAGCGGCGGGCCGGCCGCTAG
- a CDS encoding PPOX class F420-dependent oxidoreductase translates to MSPQEVEAFLQEERTTTMCTMHPDGSIHAVAMWYAFLDGKMAVETKAKSQKVQNLRRDPRLTFLVEAGDRYEELRGVETVGKARIIEDPDSIWSFGVSMWERYMGPYSEEHRAGVEFMMKNRVVVVIDPVKVVSWDHRKL, encoded by the coding sequence ATGAGCCCGCAGGAAGTCGAAGCGTTCCTGCAAGAGGAGCGCACCACGACGATGTGCACGATGCACCCCGACGGGTCCATCCATGCCGTGGCGATGTGGTACGCCTTCCTCGACGGGAAGATGGCGGTCGAGACCAAGGCCAAGTCCCAGAAAGTGCAGAACCTGCGGCGCGACCCGCGGCTTACCTTCCTCGTCGAAGCCGGGGACCGCTACGAGGAGCTCCGAGGGGTGGAGACAGTCGGCAAGGCGCGGATCATCGAAGACCCCGATTCGATCTGGTCGTTCGGCGTCTCCATGTGGGAGCGCTACATGGGCCCCTACAGCGAGGAGCACCGGGCCGGCGTCGAATTCATGATGAAGAACCGGGTCGTGGTCGTGATCGACCCGGTCAAGGTGGTCTCCTGGGACCACCGCAAGCTGTAA